The following proteins come from a genomic window of Gemmatimonadales bacterium:
- a CDS encoding type II toxin-antitoxin system HicB family antitoxin has protein sequence MHHEFTAVYERDGDWVVAYCPEVPGANGQGHSKEEARKSLAEAIGLVLEDRRTDGLRGVPAEAEKEIILVDVQAA, from the coding sequence ATGCACCACGAGTTCACTGCGGTATACGAGCGAGACGGGGACTGGGTGGTGGCCTATTGCCCAGAGGTCCCGGGCGCAAATGGGCAGGGCCACTCCAAGGAGGAGGCGCGGAAGAGCCTGGCGGAAGCCATCGGGCTGGTCCTCGAGGACCGTCGTACGGACGGGCTCCGGGGAGTGCCGGCCGAAGCGGAGAAAGAGATCATTCTGGTTGACGTCCAAGCCGCGTGA
- a CDS encoding DUF3592 domain-containing protein: protein MATEQLGFLLAIAGLVGIGLFFLLYLGLGEGRRLEAWERRAIRTSATVVRHEVRSYKANTYHSPVVRYRTRTGVEVEAEVARPRRRPDPAVGGILDVLYDPVAPSAPRLPGQDRGGVVFMSVLGGILLGIGVVMGVLVFGR, encoded by the coding sequence ATGGCAACCGAGCAACTTGGCTTCCTGCTGGCCATCGCGGGGCTGGTCGGGATCGGCCTCTTCTTTCTCCTGTACCTCGGCCTCGGCGAGGGTCGCAGGCTGGAGGCGTGGGAGCGCCGGGCGATCCGGACGTCGGCCACGGTGGTCCGGCACGAGGTGCGATCCTACAAGGCCAACACCTACCACAGTCCGGTGGTCCGCTACAGAACCCGTACCGGCGTTGAGGTCGAAGCCGAGGTGGCGAGGCCCCGCCGGCGTCCGGATCCTGCTGTGGGCGGGATCCTGGACGTCCTCTACGACCCAGTTGCGCCATCGGCTCCGCGGCTGCCCGGCCAGGATCGTGGGGGGGTGGTTTTCATGTCGGTTCTGGGCGGGATCCTTCTCGGGATCGG